The following proteins are encoded in a genomic region of Paenibacillus sp. FSL H3-0469:
- a CDS encoding TetR/AcrR family transcriptional regulator has product MEPDKKLETKEKIMHATLELIKQEGFERITIKKIAEASNTNVALVNYYFGSKENLFSESTKLILNSFQDTFAILDDFSISSRDRLRRFLLDYLQVIRQYPELLSRIILMGTTIFTSQYEYGSFLNLLGFAKIQNTLREITGEQQPEHLMTMTTQIFGALFLPALMSPILETGASVKIAPVEEQIDLLFARYFH; this is encoded by the coding sequence ATGGAGCCAGACAAAAAGCTGGAAACAAAAGAGAAGATTATGCATGCCACCCTGGAGTTGATTAAACAAGAAGGCTTTGAAAGGATCACTATCAAAAAAATTGCAGAAGCCTCAAACACGAATGTCGCTCTGGTGAACTATTATTTTGGGTCCAAAGAAAACTTGTTTAGCGAATCTACGAAATTGATATTGAACAGCTTTCAGGATACGTTTGCCATACTTGACGACTTCTCTATATCCTCACGGGACAGATTGAGGCGATTTTTACTCGATTATTTGCAGGTGATCCGACAATATCCCGAATTGCTCTCCAGAATCATCTTGATGGGCACTACCATTTTCACCTCCCAGTATGAATATGGATCATTTTTGAATCTGCTGGGGTTTGCTAAGATACAAAATACTTTAAGAGAGATAACCGGTGAACAGCAGCCAGAGCACCTGATGACCATGACGACGCAGATTTTTGGAGCGCTTTTTCTACCGGCCCTTATGAGTCCTATACTTGAAACAGGAGCTTCCGTGAAGATAGCACCTGTAGAGGAGCAGATTGACCTGCTCTTTGCGAGATACTTTCATTAA
- a CDS encoding class I SAM-dependent methyltransferase — MLTQLFSLVRNPVLWQRSNEPFWDDEHISKNMLEAHLNPDWEAASRRHRDIDRSVKWLSRLIPPGSRILDLGCGPGLYTKRLSEQGYNVTGLDFSRRSIAYAQEQDTRSRYIYQNYLELDYTGVFDSITLIYCDYGALTLSERNTLLSKVYRALKPGGLFIFDVFTQKTNWSKQDSTSWRVYPYGGFWNAEPHVCLEASYFFEGHTVEARQTLILADHELHHYLIWNTVFTQETLADEVLPWGFQLDSVYDDSCGSPYTGGADTLCFVLRKG; from the coding sequence ATGTTAACTCAACTATTCTCCCTTGTACGCAATCCTGTGCTTTGGCAGCGCAGTAATGAACCGTTCTGGGATGATGAGCATATCTCCAAAAATATGCTGGAGGCTCATCTGAATCCGGACTGGGAAGCGGCGAGCCGCAGGCACAGAGATATTGATCGTTCAGTGAAGTGGCTTAGCCGTCTGATCCCGCCGGGGAGCCGTATTCTTGACCTTGGCTGTGGACCGGGACTATATACCAAGCGTCTCTCTGAACAGGGGTATAACGTAACGGGACTTGATTTCTCAAGACGTTCCATCGCCTATGCCCAAGAGCAGGATACGCGGAGCCGGTATATCTATCAGAATTATTTGGAGCTGGATTATACCGGAGTGTTCGATAGCATCACCTTGATTTATTGTGATTACGGCGCGCTTACACTAAGTGAGCGAAACACCCTGCTGTCTAAGGTATACCGTGCCTTAAAGCCAGGCGGCCTGTTTATCTTCGATGTGTTCACGCAGAAGACGAATTGGAGTAAGCAGGACAGTACCTCGTGGAGGGTGTATCCATACGGAGGTTTTTGGAATGCTGAACCACATGTATGTCTCGAAGCATCTTATTTCTTTGAGGGGCATACCGTGGAGGCCCGTCAGACTCTGATACTTGCCGATCATGAGCTGCATCATTATTTGATCTGGAATACGGTGTTTACACAGGAGACCCTTGCGGATGAAGTGTTGCCTTGGGGATTCCAACTGGACAGTGTTTACGATGATAGTTGCGGCAGTCCGTATACGGGAGGAGCAGACACGCTATGTTTTGTACTTAGGAAAGGATAG
- a CDS encoding HXXEE domain-containing protein: MNILRKNWQDIGLFLGILICVYLLLNWGEIPRINSILWLSLVAILLHQFEEYRWPGYFPGIFNKALFKSESPDNYPLNKQSAMIINVVIAYVFYLLPVFFPSVVWLGMAPVLMGFFQIIFHGVVVNIRAKSMYNPGLVSAIVVHLPVGIWYINYVYEHHLITRSDWIWGVIYFCIAVYLFIVKGNTWLKNKNSIHKFSQKQLRYSHTHK; this comes from the coding sequence ATGAACATTTTAAGAAAGAACTGGCAGGACATCGGACTATTCTTGGGTATTTTAATATGCGTTTATCTCTTATTGAACTGGGGAGAAATACCACGGATAAACAGCATATTATGGTTAAGCTTGGTGGCGATCCTTCTTCACCAGTTTGAGGAATACCGCTGGCCGGGATATTTTCCAGGCATATTCAATAAAGCTTTGTTTAAAAGTGAATCCCCTGACAACTATCCATTAAATAAACAGTCGGCAATGATTATTAATGTGGTTATCGCCTATGTGTTTTACTTGCTTCCTGTATTTTTCCCGTCTGTAGTATGGCTGGGAATGGCACCTGTTTTAATGGGCTTTTTCCAAATCATTTTTCATGGAGTCGTCGTTAATATAAGAGCAAAAAGCATGTATAATCCAGGCTTAGTCTCCGCAATTGTTGTACATTTACCGGTGGGCATCTGGTACATCAACTACGTATATGAGCATCATTTAATAACTCGGTCAGACTGGATTTGGGGTGTAATTTATTTTTGCATAGCTGTTTATCTTTTTATAGTGAAAGGAAATACATGGCTGAAAAACAAAAACTCCATTCACAAATTTTCGCAAAAACAATTAAGGTATTCTCATACTCATAAATAA
- a CDS encoding carbohydrate ABC transporter permease — MGKKFEFSKLFINLLFIVLSLVVILPFLLVIVVSLTDEKSLTENGYQFIPSSFSLDAYRYLLDAPDILLRAYGVTFTVTIIGALAGLLLTAMTAYVISRQDYRYNRATTFYVFFTMLFSGGLVPSYILITQYLHLKDSLLALILPILLSPFNIMVMKGFMSKIPLEIIESAKIDGAREFRIFFRIILPLSTPALATLGLLISFTYWNEWFNAMLYIDDPNKVPLQLLLVRTLNSIEFLTTNSEFTGQLGIDLSSFPNSSARMAIAVLAGGPMLVIFPFFQRFFVKGLTVGSLKG; from the coding sequence GTGGGCAAAAAATTTGAATTCTCGAAGCTGTTCATTAATCTGCTGTTTATCGTGCTGTCGCTGGTGGTGATTCTGCCATTCCTGCTGGTCATCGTGGTCTCGCTGACGGATGAGAAATCATTGACCGAGAACGGGTACCAGTTCATTCCTTCATCCTTCAGTCTGGATGCCTACCGCTATCTGCTGGACGCTCCCGACATCCTGCTCCGGGCTTATGGAGTTACGTTCACGGTGACGATCATCGGCGCGCTGGCTGGACTGCTGCTGACCGCGATGACCGCCTACGTGATTTCAAGGCAGGATTACCGGTATAACCGGGCGACGACGTTCTATGTATTTTTCACCATGCTGTTCAGCGGGGGACTCGTTCCCTCCTACATTCTCATTACTCAGTACCTGCATCTGAAGGATAGCCTGCTGGCGCTGATTCTGCCGATTCTGCTGTCGCCGTTCAACATTATGGTCATGAAGGGCTTCATGTCCAAGATTCCGCTGGAGATCATTGAATCCGCCAAAATCGACGGGGCGCGGGAATTCCGCATTTTCTTCCGGATCATCCTGCCGCTGTCCACTCCGGCGCTGGCGACGCTGGGTCTGCTGATCTCCTTCACCTACTGGAACGAATGGTTCAACGCGATGCTCTATATTGATGATCCAAACAAGGTGCCGCTGCAGCTCCTGCTGGTGCGGACGCTCAACAGCATTGAGTTTCTCACGACGAACTCCGAATTTACCGGGCAGCTTGGCATTGACCTGAGCAGCTTCCCGAACAGCTCCGCGCGGATGGCTATTGCCGTACTGGCCGGCGGACCGATGCTGGTCATCTTCCCGTTTTTTCAGCGGTTTTTCGTCAAAGGGCTTACGGTTGGCTCCCTAAAGGGTTAA
- a CDS encoding ABC transporter substrate-binding protein — protein MKKGLVGVLASVMLLASVLSGCGGNNNGGNGSAATGTEGSGTGAAQSAAPESGKDGELKPVELTWYYPLSQLQADQDKVQEEVNKITKAKINATVKLMPVAIGDYVQKMNTVLAAGEKFDILWTGYMLKPEELVRKGAIQPMDKLLDEYAPELKKEVPQVMWDGLSVDGEIYGIPNQQINGSRYGFIIQKRFADKYKLDTASIKKIADIEPFLAQIKQNEKDIIPFGVFGTSFINPQAHDDKYWVVPGLDDHFYIKTDDPSYTLQRYPEEELDNFRLASKWYKDGYIYKDAATEKANDYLAKGQIAVDFNVTLKPGVEAEVKAKNGGNDVITVPLSDWFSNGYSATTNQSISRTAPNPERAMMFLNLVNTDKELYNLLCNGIAGEHYDKADGEYIKAKADSRYLPNMDWVFGSVFNSYLKEGQPENVWEETKKINSGSEVNPVGAFKFNSEPVNTEIANLNAVWGEYKRGLVTGTLDFDETWPALYGKLKEAGEEKYVAEVTKQFEQFLKDKGLKK, from the coding sequence ATGAAAAAAGGGCTGGTTGGCGTATTGGCATCCGTAATGCTGCTTGCATCCGTGCTGTCAGGCTGCGGAGGGAACAATAACGGCGGCAATGGCAGTGCTGCTACAGGTACGGAAGGAAGCGGAACGGGGGCTGCGCAGAGCGCGGCACCGGAATCCGGGAAGGACGGCGAGCTGAAGCCGGTCGAACTGACCTGGTATTATCCGCTGTCGCAGCTGCAGGCAGACCAGGATAAGGTGCAGGAGGAAGTGAACAAGATTACGAAGGCGAAGATCAACGCCACCGTGAAGCTGATGCCTGTAGCAATCGGGGACTATGTGCAGAAGATGAACACCGTGCTTGCGGCAGGCGAGAAGTTCGACATTCTCTGGACCGGTTATATGCTGAAGCCGGAGGAGCTGGTGCGCAAGGGAGCGATTCAGCCGATGGATAAGCTGCTTGACGAGTATGCGCCGGAGCTGAAGAAGGAGGTGCCGCAGGTGATGTGGGATGGCCTCTCGGTGGACGGGGAGATCTACGGTATTCCGAACCAGCAGATCAACGGCTCCCGGTACGGCTTCATCATCCAGAAGCGCTTCGCTGACAAGTACAAACTTGATACCGCTTCCATCAAAAAAATTGCGGACATCGAGCCGTTCCTGGCCCAGATTAAGCAGAACGAGAAGGATATCATTCCGTTTGGCGTATTCGGCACTTCCTTCATCAATCCGCAGGCGCATGACGACAAGTACTGGGTAGTTCCGGGTCTGGATGACCATTTCTATATCAAGACAGATGATCCCTCGTATACGCTCCAGCGGTACCCGGAAGAAGAACTGGACAATTTCCGGCTGGCCAGCAAGTGGTATAAGGATGGCTATATTTACAAGGATGCTGCTACCGAAAAAGCGAATGATTACCTCGCCAAAGGCCAGATTGCCGTCGATTTCAACGTGACGCTGAAGCCGGGCGTTGAGGCTGAGGTGAAGGCCAAAAACGGCGGCAATGACGTCATCACGGTACCGCTCAGCGACTGGTTCTCCAACGGTTATTCGGCCACAACCAACCAATCGATCAGCCGTACGGCCCCTAATCCGGAGCGCGCGATGATGTTCCTGAATCTGGTGAATACCGACAAGGAGCTGTACAATCTGCTCTGTAACGGAATTGCCGGGGAGCATTATGATAAGGCAGACGGGGAGTACATCAAGGCCAAAGCGGATTCCCGCTATCTGCCGAATATGGACTGGGTGTTCGGTAGCGTATTCAACTCCTATCTGAAAGAAGGTCAGCCGGAGAATGTGTGGGAAGAGACCAAGAAGATCAATTCCGGTTCTGAGGTGAATCCGGTTGGTGCCTTCAAGTTCAATTCCGAGCCGGTGAATACCGAAATTGCCAACCTGAACGCCGTGTGGGGAGAATACAAACGGGGGCTGGTTACCGGTACGCTTGATTTTGATGAAACCTGGCCTGCGCTCTATGGCAAGCTGAAGGAAGCCGGCGAAGAGAAATATGTGGCGGAAGTCACCAAACAATTCGAACAATTCCTGAAGGATAAAGGTCTGAAGAAATAA
- a CDS encoding Ig-like domain-containing protein yields the protein MKKRLLAALAASLLLMPSLPFEAPAYAEGGTSGTAFYVANNGSDSNAGTLNAPFQTLEKARDTIRTLKTEEGLPDGGVTVYLREGRYERTSSFELREQDSGEADKPITYTAYPGEEVTLSGSRQLAKSAFVPVTDTAILSRIISPEARTKVLAADLGALGITDYGQLSRHGYYLANDLSEVPPMELYVAGQGMTLARWPNEGTVQMDEILDPGPTRKDPNGEVHTRGGTFTYTYDRPQYWTQADDIWLDGIFGYSWEWSYNKIASIDTAAKSITLRYGEMSGIFKNWYPDFHFAQNLLEEIDMPGEYYIDRQAGKLYFLPNAEFTAGNPDIEVTMLKSPMINALNASYIDFSELVLENGRDSAAVFMGGKQMRILNSEIRNFTNSGVLVNTQSRFYYNNFEGAPGTDHAIVSTHIHHIGGTAVTLTGGNKTTLAPGNNRVENSHIHDFAYYHKAYNPGVLLSGVGNRMSHNELHDAPHPGVLIFGNDHTVEYNEIYDVCTTFSDLGAIYMNAGEQPHERGTVIRRNYFHNIGESKAGVEGVYPDNFTMGLTIDENIFYKMGNSAIKNNGGAHILTRNNIFIDSKIPYDYADMFLGDEPDDQVPLNYMPKWQALFAANNNFTGTPYLTKYPELADFFTENRYYPDTNTFQGNVIYNPSVPRSVTTNVYGAYDKFGLVQYANNWVTAGDPGFTDLAGGDLSLRPDADVYDVIPGFPEIPFGEIGVAGKAGTTAGADSYPVQGVSVYDSEINVDRWKTVKLRTAVLPWNADNPALAFTSADPAIAAVDGAGTVTGRTVGTTVITVASVENPLLTATVTVHVEAGDGVMDFTDFESGANGWLQDANRSIEKIGTNRWYKILNGASALSPKSFSDYELSFKVKTPAVMGDNATLYIFDRQAGSGSSRIGYRTRADGSSAWLLYNSAWTVLKEVKLPGHDLQPDTEYTVRMLVKGGDISVYLDGAFRLKGTDPGHNAEGKVGFYVSNVSQMHFDDIQFRELTTTLAGIIPAENNVRLAAGEDKALQVAFDPADTPDTGLTWQSANPAVATVNSTGVVHAVYEGQTVISAVSTVNPLIKADITVTVSNIMHETNFENGGNGWPVDPNRSIAADPDGNRRYKLLNGASGLLDRSFTAYQLEFKLKTPAVMPDNGILYIFDRQDSSGSTRIGYRTRADGSSSWILYDTAWQKLTESVLPGHDLQPDTEYAVKVTAMGGDIAVSVDGAPRLSGTDPGHRPSGKVGFYTSGFAYMLFDDIVFSVMP from the coding sequence GTGAAAAAACGTTTGCTTGCGGCACTTGCAGCCAGTCTGTTGTTGATGCCCTCTCTGCCGTTTGAAGCCCCTGCATATGCGGAGGGAGGAACGTCCGGGACGGCCTTTTATGTGGCCAATAATGGAAGCGATTCCAATGCTGGGACGCTAAATGCCCCGTTCCAGACGCTTGAGAAGGCGCGCGATACGATTCGTACGCTGAAGACGGAGGAAGGACTGCCGGATGGCGGAGTCACCGTGTATCTGCGGGAAGGAAGGTATGAGCGGACCTCCAGCTTCGAGCTGCGTGAACAGGACTCCGGTGAGGCCGACAAGCCCATCACGTATACGGCTTATCCGGGAGAGGAGGTCACGCTGTCCGGCTCCCGCCAACTCGCCAAATCAGCCTTCGTTCCGGTTACCGACACGGCCATTCTCAGCCGGATCATCAGCCCGGAGGCGCGAACGAAGGTGCTGGCCGCCGATCTGGGAGCGCTGGGCATTACCGATTACGGCCAGCTCAGCCGCCACGGCTATTATCTGGCGAATGATCTGAGCGAGGTGCCGCCGATGGAGCTGTACGTGGCCGGGCAGGGCATGACACTGGCCCGCTGGCCGAATGAAGGCACGGTCCAGATGGATGAGATTCTTGATCCCGGCCCGACCCGGAAGGACCCGAACGGCGAAGTGCATACGCGCGGCGGAACCTTCACCTACACGTATGACCGTCCCCAGTACTGGACGCAGGCGGACGACATCTGGCTGGACGGGATCTTCGGTTATAGCTGGGAATGGTCGTACAACAAGATTGCTTCCATTGATACGGCCGCCAAAAGCATCACCCTCCGCTACGGAGAGATGAGCGGGATCTTCAAGAACTGGTACCCGGATTTCCACTTCGCGCAGAATCTGCTGGAGGAGATCGACATGCCCGGCGAATATTATATCGACCGCCAGGCCGGCAAGCTCTATTTTCTGCCGAACGCGGAATTTACTGCCGGGAACCCGGATATTGAAGTCACGATGCTGAAGAGTCCGATGATCAACGCCTTGAACGCCTCGTACATCGACTTCTCGGAGCTGGTGCTGGAGAACGGCCGCGATTCCGCAGCGGTGTTCATGGGCGGCAAGCAAATGCGTATTCTGAACAGCGAGATCCGCAATTTCACCAACAGCGGGGTGCTGGTCAATACTCAGAGCCGGTTCTACTACAATAACTTCGAAGGGGCACCGGGAACAGATCACGCCATTGTCAGCACGCATATTCATCATATCGGCGGCACTGCCGTCACGCTGACTGGGGGCAACAAAACGACGCTTGCCCCGGGGAACAACAGGGTGGAGAATTCGCATATTCACGATTTTGCCTACTATCACAAAGCCTATAATCCCGGGGTGCTGCTGTCCGGCGTGGGCAACCGCATGTCGCACAATGAGTTGCATGACGCGCCGCATCCCGGTGTGCTGATCTTCGGCAATGATCATACCGTGGAATATAACGAGATCTATGATGTATGCACGACCTTCTCGGATCTCGGCGCGATCTATATGAACGCGGGGGAACAGCCCCATGAGCGGGGAACGGTAATCCGCCGTAATTACTTCCATAACATCGGGGAGAGCAAAGCGGGTGTAGAGGGCGTATACCCGGACAATTTCACGATGGGTCTGACTATTGACGAGAATATCTTTTACAAGATGGGTAATTCCGCTATTAAAAATAACGGTGGCGCCCATATCCTGACCCGCAACAATATCTTCATTGACAGCAAAATTCCGTATGACTATGCGGATATGTTCCTGGGCGATGAGCCGGATGATCAGGTGCCGCTGAATTACATGCCGAAGTGGCAGGCCTTGTTCGCAGCGAACAATAATTTCACCGGAACGCCTTATCTGACGAAGTATCCCGAGCTGGCGGATTTCTTCACGGAGAACCGTTATTATCCTGATACGAATACGTTCCAGGGCAATGTTATCTATAACCCGTCCGTTCCGCGCAGTGTAACAACCAATGTGTACGGGGCCTATGACAAGTTCGGGCTGGTCCAGTATGCGAATAACTGGGTAACCGCAGGAGATCCCGGGTTCACCGATCTGGCGGGAGGCGATCTGTCGCTGCGGCCGGATGCGGATGTATATGATGTGATTCCCGGCTTCCCGGAGATTCCGTTCGGCGAGATCGGCGTTGCCGGTAAGGCAGGCACGACAGCCGGTGCGGACAGCTATCCCGTGCAGGGCGTGAGTGTCTATGACAGCGAGATTAACGTAGACCGCTGGAAAACGGTGAAGCTGCGCACGGCGGTCCTCCCCTGGAACGCGGACAATCCGGCTTTGGCCTTCACTTCGGCTGATCCGGCTATCGCGGCAGTGGACGGGGCAGGAACCGTAACCGGCCGGACGGTTGGGACCACGGTGATCACGGTAGCTTCAGTGGAGAATCCGCTGCTGACTGCCACGGTTACGGTTCACGTGGAGGCGGGCGACGGCGTGATGGACTTCACGGACTTTGAATCCGGCGCGAACGGCTGGCTGCAGGATGCCAACCGCAGCATCGAGAAGATCGGCACGAACCGCTGGTACAAGATCCTGAACGGGGCCTCCGCCCTTAGCCCCAAATCCTTCTCGGACTATGAGCTGAGCTTCAAGGTGAAGACCCCGGCGGTGATGGGCGATAACGCGACACTGTATATCTTCGACCGCCAGGCCGGAAGCGGCTCCAGCCGGATCGGCTATAGGACCCGGGCGGACGGAAGCTCCGCCTGGCTGCTGTATAATTCAGCCTGGACGGTGCTGAAGGAAGTCAAGCTGCCGGGGCATGACCTGCAGCCGGATACGGAATATACGGTCCGCATGCTGGTGAAGGGCGGCGATATCAGCGTCTATCTGGACGGAGCGTTCCGCCTGAAGGGCACTGACCCGGGGCATAATGCGGAAGGGAAGGTCGGCTTCTATGTCAGCAATGTCAGCCAGATGCACTTCGATGACATTCAGTTCAGGGAGCTGACGACAACGCTGGCCGGGATTATTCCGGCAGAGAATAACGTGCGTCTGGCCGCAGGTGAAGATAAGGCGTTACAGGTAGCCTTCGACCCTGCGGATACGCCGGATACAGGCCTGACCTGGCAGTCGGCTAACCCGGCGGTCGCTACGGTGAACAGTACTGGTGTGGTGCATGCCGTATACGAGGGGCAGACGGTCATCTCGGCTGTGTCAACGGTGAATCCGCTGATTAAAGCGGATATTACAGTCACCGTCTCGAATATTATGCATGAGACCAACTTCGAGAACGGAGGCAATGGCTGGCCGGTGGACCCGAACCGCAGCATCGCCGCCGATCCGGACGGCAACCGCCGCTATAAGCTGCTGAACGGGGCCAGCGGCCTGCTGGACCGCAGCTTCACCGCCTATCAGCTGGAGTTCAAGCTGAAGACGCCCGCCGTGATGCCGGATAACGGCATCCTATACATCTTCGACCGCCAGGACAGCAGCGGCTCTACCCGGATCGGGTACCGGACCCGGGCAGACGGATCTTCCTCCTGGATTCTGTATGATACAGCGTGGCAGAAGCTGACCGAGAGTGTGCTGCCTGGACATGACCTGCAGCCGGATACGGAGTATGCGGTGAAGGTAACGGCGATGGGCGGGGACATCGCTGTATCCGTTGACGGCGCGCCAAGACTCTCCGGCACCGATCCGGGCCACCGCCCGTCCGGCAAGGTCGGCTTCTACACCAGCGGCTTCGCTTACATGCTGTTCGACGATATTGTCTTCTCGGTGATGCCATAA
- a CDS encoding ABC transporter permease subunit, which translates to MLNKVPLAEQQASSGALPATRRKSWLRRELTHFKSNRELFLLSLPGLLYKLIFAYIPMIGLIIAFKNYRYDLGIFGSKWVGLDNFRYLFTTDTAWRITRNTVLYNTAYILIGTSAALLLAILMNEIKAKWSKFYQTALFLPHFLSWVLVGYVAYAFLNHSDGFINRTLESFGLNPVSWYQNPGPWPVILILVQLWKVVGFNTLIYFAGIIGINSEYYEAARIDGATKRQMAFKITIPLMAPIIIIMLILSIGNMFRGDFGLHYFIPNNSGFLYGSTDIIDTYVYRALREVGNVSMSAATGFYQSVVGLVLVLTANGIVRKVDPDNSLW; encoded by the coding sequence ATGTTGAATAAGGTTCCGCTGGCGGAACAGCAGGCAAGTTCAGGAGCGCTGCCGGCCACGCGCAGAAAATCCTGGCTCCGAAGGGAGCTGACCCATTTCAAAAGCAACCGGGAGCTGTTCCTGCTCTCGCTGCCGGGATTGCTGTACAAATTGATTTTCGCGTATATTCCGATGATTGGTCTGATTATCGCCTTCAAGAATTACCGGTATGATCTCGGCATCTTCGGCAGTAAATGGGTCGGGCTGGATAACTTCCGTTATTTGTTCACTACGGACACGGCGTGGCGGATTACAAGGAATACGGTTCTGTATAACACCGCCTATATTCTGATTGGCACCTCAGCGGCGCTGCTGCTGGCTATTCTGATGAATGAGATTAAGGCTAAGTGGAGCAAGTTCTATCAGACGGCCTTGTTTCTGCCCCATTTTCTGTCATGGGTGCTTGTGGGTTACGTGGCTTATGCCTTCTTGAACCATTCGGACGGCTTCATCAACCGCACGCTGGAATCCTTCGGGCTGAATCCGGTGAGCTGGTATCAGAACCCCGGACCCTGGCCGGTCATTCTGATTCTGGTTCAATTGTGGAAAGTGGTGGGGTTCAACACGCTGATTTATTTTGCCGGCATTATTGGCATTAACAGTGAATATTACGAGGCGGCACGGATCGACGGGGCAACCAAGCGGCAAATGGCCTTCAAAATCACGATTCCGCTGATGGCCCCAATCATCATTATTATGCTGATTCTATCCATCGGTAATATGTTCCGCGGGGATTTCGGCCTGCATTATTTCATCCCGAATAACTCCGGTTTTCTCTATGGCTCTACGGATATCATTGATACTTATGTGTACCGTGCGCTGCGTGAGGTCGGCAATGTGAGCATGTCTGCGGCTACCGGGTTCTATCAGTCGGTTGTCGGTCTGGTGCTGGTACTGACGGCTAACGGAATTGTGCGCAAGGTCGATCCCGATAATTCCCTGTGGTAA